Proteins from a genomic interval of Bacteroidota bacterium:
- a CDS encoding DUF4437 domain-containing protein gives MKPVLLLSLALLVAAPVSAQGDDPAAVDVVPVAEVEWTPLNPARGDASPRAGTLWGDRNGAGPTGFLVAFNDGFSSPPHIHNVTYRGVVIHGLVHNDDPEAEPLWMPTGSYWTQPAGDVHITSAQGVTNVAYIEIDGGPYLVKPTEEAFAADEVEVNVDASNVVWLGTSDLVWLEGPETGPEVALLWGLPRGDDPSGALVKVPAGTAARVHSHGPRFRAVVVQGTLVRHTDDVSEGTAMEPGSFVGSTGAVTHEVACRGEVACIAYVRSTGGFDVAAVTPAE, from the coding sequence ATGAAACCGGTCCTCTTGCTTTCCCTGGCACTTCTCGTTGCGGCGCCCGTCAGTGCGCAGGGCGACGACCCTGCGGCGGTGGACGTGGTCCCGGTGGCGGAGGTCGAATGGACGCCGCTCAACCCGGCGCGGGGCGATGCCAGCCCGAGGGCCGGAACGCTCTGGGGCGACCGCAACGGAGCCGGTCCGACCGGCTTCCTCGTGGCGTTCAACGACGGCTTCTCGTCGCCGCCGCACATCCACAACGTGACCTACCGAGGGGTGGTCATCCACGGTCTCGTCCACAACGACGACCCCGAGGCCGAGCCGCTCTGGATGCCGACCGGCTCCTACTGGACGCAGCCCGCGGGCGACGTGCACATCACCTCGGCGCAGGGCGTAACCAACGTGGCCTACATCGAGATCGACGGCGGGCCGTATCTCGTCAAGCCTACCGAGGAGGCTTTCGCCGCCGACGAGGTTGAAGTCAACGTCGACGCGTCGAACGTGGTCTGGCTGGGCACGTCGGACCTCGTCTGGTTGGAGGGACCCGAGACCGGTCCGGAGGTGGCGCTGCTGTGGGGGCTCCCGCGCGGCGACGACCCGAGCGGCGCGCTCGTCAAGGTGCCCGCTGGGACGGCTGCACGCGTGCACAGCCACGGCCCACGCTTTCGGGCCGTTGTCGTACAAGGAACGCTCGTCCGTCATACCGACGACGTGAGCGAGGGCACTGCGATGGAGCCCGGCAGCTTCGTCGGCTCGACGGGCGCGGTCACGCACGAGGTGGCCTGCCGCGGTGAGGTGGCCTGCATCGCCTACGTCCGCTCCACAGGCGGCTTCGATGTGGCTGCGGTCACGCCCGCTGAGTAG
- a CDS encoding SDR family NAD(P)-dependent oxidoreductase has protein sequence MSIQTAVPKTILLTGSTDGIGLETARRLVASGHRVLLHGRSADKLARVQAEMTQAGTVEGYLADLSVMAEVAGLADAVAANHAHLDVLINNAGVYNAAAPRTADGLDIRFAVNTVAPFLLTERLRPLLPADGRVVNLSSAAQAPVDLDALAGRRALADGAAYAQSKLALTMWSRQVGQARGDTDPVVVSVNPGSFLGTKMVKDAFGMAGHDIGIGADVLVRAALADDFADASGRYFDNDARRFAPPHPDALNDATVQAVVAGIEAILARLGYA, from the coding sequence GTGTCCATCCAGACTGCCGTACCCAAGACGATTCTCCTCACCGGCTCCACCGACGGTATCGGCCTCGAAACCGCCCGGCGGCTGGTCGCGAGCGGCCACCGCGTGCTCCTCCATGGGCGCAGCGCCGACAAGCTGGCCCGCGTCCAAGCCGAGATGACACAGGCCGGTACCGTCGAGGGCTACCTCGCCGACCTCTCCGTCATGGCCGAGGTTGCTGGCCTCGCGGATGCGGTGGCTGCCAATCACGCACACCTCGACGTGCTTATCAACAACGCCGGGGTCTACAACGCTGCGGCGCCGCGCACAGCCGACGGCCTCGACATCCGGTTCGCTGTCAACACTGTCGCGCCGTTCTTGCTGACCGAGCGCCTCCGCCCGCTACTGCCCGCCGACGGGCGCGTCGTCAACCTGTCCTCGGCGGCACAGGCTCCGGTTGACCTGGATGCGCTTGCGGGACGCCGTGCGCTCGCCGACGGCGCAGCGTATGCTCAGAGCAAGCTCGCGCTCACGATGTGGTCGCGGCAGGTGGGGCAGGCCAGAGGCGATACGGACCCCGTCGTCGTCTCGGTGAATCCGGGCTCGTTCCTCGGCACCAAGATGGTCAAGGACGCCTTCGGCATGGCCGGGCACGACATCGGCATCGGGGCCGACGTCCTCGTGCGGGCCGCGCTCGCCGACGACTTCGCTGACGCCTCCGGGCGCTACTTCGACAACGACGCCCGCCGGTTCGCCCCGCCCCACCCCGACGCGCTCAACGACGCCACGGTGCAGGCCGTGGTCGCGGGCATCGAAGCCATCCTGGCGAGGCTAGGCTACGCGTGA
- a CDS encoding zinc-dependent alcohol dehydrogenase family protein, translating into MPDLPAAMTAVVLDDFGTPSAFRTATIDTPMPGPDGVRVRVEATSVNPVDYKIRDGSAAMLAPDLPRVLHMDVAGTVAAVGANVTGFSVGDAVFGCAGGIAGAEGPLQGALADYMVCDPALLALKPPSLSFREAAALPLVWLTAWEGLAWTKAAVGEGTRVLVYGGTGGVGHMAVQLAKALGAEVTATASSDEKGQTARDLGADYVSDYRTETTEALVERVTGGAGFDVVFDTVGGDNIATAFGAVRANGHVVTTTSSQALDLTPMHMKGLSLHVVFMLLPMLSGQGRARHGDALREAARLVAAGQLRPLLDDRRFGLFDAAAAHAHAESGAAVGKVTLARENTA; encoded by the coding sequence GACACGCCCATGCCCGGCCCGGACGGCGTCCGCGTCCGCGTCGAGGCGACGAGCGTCAACCCGGTCGACTATAAGATCCGCGACGGGTCTGCCGCGATGCTCGCGCCAGACCTCCCCCGTGTGCTCCACATGGACGTTGCCGGGACCGTCGCGGCTGTCGGTGCCAACGTGACGGGCTTCTCCGTCGGGGATGCTGTCTTCGGCTGCGCGGGCGGCATCGCCGGGGCCGAGGGGCCGCTCCAGGGCGCGCTCGCTGACTACATGGTATGCGACCCGGCGCTCCTCGCCCTGAAGCCACCGTCGCTCTCGTTTCGTGAGGCCGCGGCCCTCCCGCTCGTCTGGCTGACGGCGTGGGAGGGGCTCGCCTGGACGAAGGCTGCTGTCGGCGAGGGCACCCGCGTGCTCGTCTATGGCGGCACGGGCGGTGTCGGGCACATGGCGGTGCAGCTCGCCAAGGCGCTCGGCGCCGAGGTCACCGCCACGGCCTCGTCTGACGAGAAGGGCCAGACGGCTCGCGACCTCGGAGCAGACTACGTCTCGGACTACCGCACCGAGACGACCGAGGCGCTCGTCGAACGCGTGACAGGCGGCGCGGGGTTCGACGTCGTCTTCGACACGGTGGGCGGCGACAACATCGCGACGGCGTTTGGCGCGGTCCGCGCGAACGGGCATGTCGTCACGACCACGTCCAGCCAGGCGCTCGACCTGACGCCGATGCACATGAAGGGGCTGTCGCTGCACGTCGTGTTCATGCTCCTGCCGATGCTGAGCGGACAGGGCCGCGCGCGCCACGGCGACGCCCTCCGCGAAGCCGCGCGCCTCGTCGCGGCGGGCCAACTGCGCCCCCTGCTCGACGACCGGCGCTTCGGCCTCTTCGACGCCGCCGCTGCCCATGCCCACGCCGAGTCCGGCGCAGCCGTCGGCAAGGTCACCCTCGCTCGCGAGAACACTGCGTAA
- a CDS encoding LLM class oxidoreductase, protein MTPDSQPAPEERVEAPGFRPINRGYGSVFQPGRLTLGLVVPIETYDRGPVPTMQRHLDRARLADDLGFAALWLRDVPFNVPSFGDAGQPFDPLVYLGALAMATERIALGVASIILPLRHPAHVARAAASADVLSGGRLLLGIASGDRPDEYPALAQPFEERGERFRDAYAYLRRMAERTPTVDSPYGRVGAGMDLLPKPVGERLPLLVTGSSRQAPDWIAAHGDGWMLYPRHSAVQAQAVRAYRERVLATGPFNKPVMQPLYVDLDGDPDAPPRPLHLGFRSGANALTAYLRALEDAGVNHVALNLRFNRADTEATLRRLADALLPAFPTHHD, encoded by the coding sequence GTGACACCCGACTCCCAGCCTGCCCCCGAGGAGCGGGTGGAGGCTCCGGGGTTTCGTCCGATCAACCGAGGCTACGGCTCCGTCTTCCAGCCTGGGCGGCTGACGCTCGGGCTGGTCGTGCCGATCGAGACGTACGACCGCGGGCCAGTGCCGACGATGCAGCGCCACCTCGACCGCGCGCGGCTGGCCGACGACCTCGGCTTCGCCGCGCTGTGGCTGCGCGACGTCCCGTTCAACGTGCCGTCGTTCGGCGACGCGGGGCAGCCATTCGACCCGTTGGTCTACCTCGGCGCGCTCGCCATGGCAACGGAGCGGATCGCGCTCGGCGTGGCGAGCATCATCCTCCCGCTGCGGCACCCGGCGCACGTCGCCCGGGCGGCGGCCAGCGCCGATGTACTCTCGGGCGGGCGGCTGCTCCTCGGTATCGCGTCGGGCGACCGGCCGGACGAGTACCCCGCGCTCGCGCAGCCCTTCGAGGAGCGGGGCGAACGGTTCCGCGATGCCTACGCCTACCTGCGACGTATGGCCGAGCGCACGCCCACCGTGGACAGCCCCTATGGCCGCGTCGGCGCGGGGATGGACCTGCTGCCCAAGCCCGTCGGCGAGCGGCTACCGCTCCTCGTCACGGGCAGCAGTCGCCAGGCCCCCGACTGGATCGCAGCGCACGGCGACGGCTGGATGCTCTACCCGCGCCACAGCGCCGTGCAGGCGCAGGCCGTGCGTGCCTACCGCGAGCGCGTCCTGGCGACGGGCCCCTTCAACAAGCCCGTGATGCAACCGCTCTACGTCGATCTCGACGGCGACCCCGATGCGCCGCCGCGCCCGCTCCACCTTGGCTTCCGGTCCGGGGCCAACGCCCTCACGGCCTACCTCCGCGCGCTGGAGGACGCGGGGGTGAACCACGTCGCGCTCAACCTCCGCTTCAACCGCGCCGACACCGAGGCCACGCTCCGCCGCCTCGCCGACGCCCTTCTCCCCGCCTTCCCGACGCACCACGACTGA